From Terriglobales bacterium:
CACAGCAGCAACAGCGCGACCGCCTCGAACAGCAGCATGATTCCCAGCACCGGCTTCGGGAACAGCGGGATGATGCTCGCGAACCCCAGCGAGAAGAACAGACCCAGCACCAGGTAGAACAGGCCGTAGATGATGACCGACCCGCCGGTGCGCGCGCCGAAGGTGTAGTGCCCGGCCATGCCGCCTGAGCCGTGGCACGTCGGGACGCCGCCGAACCACGGGTTGATGAGGTTCATCGCGGCATAGGTCAGCCCGATCTTGCGGATGGTGAGCTTCTTTTCCGGGAAGAGGTCGGCGGTGATCTGCTTGGTCGCGAGGATGGAGTTGCCGAACGAGAGCGCGAGCTGCGGGATGGCCAGCAGATAGAACCCGACCCAGATGTCGCTTCGCGTGGGGAGGTTGAGCTGCGGCAGCGCGAATCCGAATCCCTGCCCGAGCAGCTTGGGGTCGACGCGCCATATCAGCGCGTAGACGAATCCGAGCGCCAACACGAACGGCGCCGGTGGCACGCGGCGGTTTCCCAGCAAGAGCAGGGTGATGACGAACGCGATGCCGGCGAGCATGAACCCGGCGCCGCCCTCCGCCGGCACGTAGTCCCGCAGCGCGAGCGTCGCGAGTTGCAGCCCCAGTCCGAACTGGATGCCGCGCACCACCGCCTTCGGCACCGCGTTCGCGGCCGCGCTCAGCAGGCCGGTCGCGGCCAGCACCAGCATGATCACGCCGATGGCCAGCCCCGCGCCGTACAGCGCCGCGCCGCTCGCCTTCTGCGTGATCACGATGACCGCCATCGCCTTCAGCGGCTGCGCCGGCATCGGGATGCCGTACAGTAAGCCCGTGAGGATCTGCATCGCGCCGAACATCGTGAGCACTCCGGCGGGGTTCAGTCCGGCGGCCAGGATCATGCCGGCGATGAGCGGGAAGTCGGTCCCCATGTCGCCGAACGCCCCGGAGAACTCGTTGCGGTCGAACCGGATGCGCTCGCGGCGCGGCGTTTCCAGGGCTGGGGGTGCGGCGGCCATGACCCGCTATGGTCGCACAGCAGCCTCGAAGCCCGCATCTTTCCTGCCCGGCAAAGCAACGCTGCTGCCGCGCCGGGACGTCCTACTAATATGCGTTCCCTAGCCATTTCCGGGGTGCTCTCTGCCTTGCTGCTGGTGTGCCCGGCGTTCGCCGCCGGCCCGGCAGGGAAGGAGAAGCCCGCCGACCCGGCGCTCGCCGCGTTCGAAGGTCGCCTCAACGACTTCCTGAAGCTGCGCGACGAAGCGGAGCGGGCGTCACCGCACATCGACGGCAAGAGCAAGCCGGAGGAGATCACCGCGCACCGCCGGCAGCTGGCCGAGGAGGTCCGGAAGCGCCGTCCGACCGCGCGCGTGGGCGACGTCTTCGGCGCGGAGCTGACCGCGCGCATCGGCAAGGTGATGGCGGCGTACCTGGGGCGCCGCGCCAGCCCCGAGCGCCGCGCCGTTGAAGATGACAAGCCGGAGCAGATCGAAAAGAAGATCATGGTGAACGGCCCATACCCGGCGGACGGCCGCGCGATGATGCCGCCCGACATCCTGAGAGTCCTGCCGCGTCTCCCCGACGGCCTCGAGTACCGCTTCGTGCAGGATGACCTGCTGCTGGTCGACACCCGCTCGCAGCTCGTCATCGACCTCGTCCCGAGAGCGCTGCCGTGAAGACGCTCCGCCGCGCCGCTCTCGCGCTCCTGCTGCTGGCGCTGTCCGCCTCGGCCCAGCAGCCGCAGCTTCCCGCCGGCAACGACGCCGTCCGCTTCGCCGTCATCGGCGACACCGGCACCGGCGACAAGCACCAGTACCAGATCGCAGAGCTGCTGAAGAACTATTACGACCGTTACCCGTTCGACTTCGTCCTGATGATGGGCGACAACCTCTACGGCGGCGAGAGCCCCGACGACTACGAGAAGAAGTTCTCCCGTCCGTACCAGCCGTTGCTCGAGAAGGACGTGAAGTTCTACGCCGCGCTCGGCAATCACGACGACCCCGCGCAGCGCTTCTACGAGAAGTTCAACATGGGCGGCAAGCGTTACTACACCTTCAAGAAGGGCGACGTCCGCTTCTTCGCGCTCGACAGCACCTACATGGACCTGGAGCAGCTCCGCTGGCTGGAGGCCGAGCTGCAGAAGAGCAACGACCGGTGGAAGATCTGCTTCTTCCACCATCCGCTGTACTCCTCCGGCAAGCGCCACGGGCCGGACATCGAGCTGCGCCAGGCGCTCGAACCTCTGTTCCTGAAATATGGTGTGAACGTGGTCTTCGCCGGTCATGAGCACTTCTACGAGCGCATCCGCCCGCAGAAGGGGATCTACTACTTCATTGAGGGCGGCTCCGCGAAGCTGCGCGAAGGCAACATCGGGTCGCGCTCCGAGTTCACCGAGAAGGGCGAAGACCAGGACAACACCTTCATGGTGGTCGAGATCGAGGGCGATTCGCTGAACTTCCAGACCATCCGCCGCGACGGCCAGACCGTCGACGCCGGCGTGCTGCCCCGGCTGGTCAACGGCCAGCCCGTCCGCGCCACCCAGGCCGCGGTGAAGTAAGCCGCGGGTTTCCCCACAAATCCCTGATTTTTAGCGGGTTTTCGGCCATGCGCTGACCAAACTCGCGCACTCGAACCGGCATCCGATTCGGGGTGCCAGAGCTGCACCTCAGCGACCGTTTCCGCTCCGCCTTCGGCCTGCGCCGCGGCGAGGGCCCCACTGCGTTCGCCTTCTTCGCCTATTTGGTGCTGGTGATCAGCTGCTACGTGATCTCCAAGTCGGTGCGCGACGCGCTCTTCATCAGCCGCTTCGGCGCCTTCAAGCTGCCGTACATGTACATCGGCATCGCCGCCATCGCCGGGGTGTTCGTCTCCATCTACATCCGGCTCGCGCGTCGCGTCTCGCATGAAAAGCTCGTCTCCGGCACCCTGGTCTTTTTCGCCGTCAACCTTTTCGTCTTCTGGTGGCTGCTGCGCTTCAAGTTCGGGTGGCTCTACCCGGCGATCTACTTCTGGGCCGGCATCTTCGGCGTCATCGCGCCCATGCAGGTCTGGACACTCTCCAACTTCATCTACACCACGCGCCAGGCGAAGCGGCTCTACGGCTTCATCGGCGCCGGCGGCATCCTGGGCGCGGTTATCGGCGGCTTCTTTTCCAGCGAGGCGGTGAAGCGCATCGGCACCGACAACCTGCTGCTCGCCATCATCCTGTTCATCGCCGTCTGCGTGGTGCTGGTGAACTTCATCTGGCGCACCGGACGCCGGGCGAGCGCGGACGAGCGCGAGGCGCCGCGGCAGCCGCAGAACCTGCGCCAGAGCCTTGCCATCATCCTGAAGTCCCGCTACCTCACGCTCATCGCGGTGGTCATCACGCTGTCGCAGGTCGTCTCCACCGTCATCGACTTTCAGTTCAAGGCGGTCGCGGAGCAGATCTATCCCGCCAAGGACCAGCTCACTCACTTCTTCGGCTCGTTCTACGGATACCTCGGCATCCTCTCCTTCATCCTGCAGATCTTCTTGACCAGCCGCCTGTTGCGCCGGCTGGGCGTCGGGATCGCGCTGTTCATCTTGCCGCTCGCAGTGGGCGCGGGCTCGCTGGCGCTGCTGGTGTGGACCGGCCTGGCAGCCGCGCTCGCCGCCAAGGGCCCCGACCAGCTCCTCAAGCACTCGGTGGACAAGAGCGCGAGCGAGCTGCTCTACCTGCCGGTCGCCAGCGACATCAAGCCGGCGGTGAAGTCGTTCATCGACACCGTGCTGTGGCGCATCGCCGACGCCTCCGCCGGCGCGCTGGTGCTGGGCCTGACGGCGATCGCCGGCCTCAGCGTCCGCGGCGTCAGCGCGGTGACGCTCGGCATCATCGGCGTCTGGATGGTCGCGCTGATGGCGGTGCGCTACCGCTATCGCGACGCGCTGCGCGCGGCCCTCGCGGAAGGCGGTTTCGGCCTCGATGCGCGGCCGCCGGTCGACGTTCGCGACCCCGAGACCGCCGTCACGTTCATCAAGAGCCTGCACAGCCGCAACACGGAAGACGTCCTCTATGCGCTCGAGATCATCCGCGCCACGCGCGCCGGAGGCACCGTGGTGCCGCACGTGCAGCGCCTGCTGACGCACGACTCCGAGGCCGTGCGCGCCGCCGCGCTCGACGCGCTCGCCACCACCGGCGACCGCCGCGTCGCCGAGAAGCTGACGCCGCTGTTCGACGACGAGTCGCCCAAGGTGCGCGCCAAGGCGATGCACATCGCGCGCAAGTTCGGCAAGCCGGTACCCAAGAAGCGCGTGCTGCGCTACCTGCGCGAGACCAACTACCGCCTGCGCGGCGCGGCCATCGTGTGGGCGCTCGATCGCCGCGCGAAGCAGGGCCATCACGCACTCGCCACCCGCGCGCTCGAGAGCCTGCTGCGCAGCACCAACGAAGGCGCGCGCAAGGAAGCGGCCCGCGCCCTCGGCTCGCTGCGATCGCTCGAGGCCGTGCACGAAGCGCTCGCGCTGCTGCTTCAGGACCCCTCGCGCGAGGTCGTCCACGAGGCTCTGCGCAGCGCCGGCACTCTCGCGCATCCGGAACTGGTTCCGCTGATCGTACCGCACCTTGCCACGCACAGCGCGCGCTCCGCCGCGTGCGCCGCGCTGGCGCAATGCGGGCCTGCCATCCTCGAGCGCCTGCGGCACTATGTGCTCGAGCCGGGACACGACGCCGCCATCCGGCGCGGCGTCGTGCGTGCCCTCGCCGCCATGGGCGCGCAGCCGGCCGTGGACCTCCTGCTCGAGGCGCTGGCCTCCGGCGACCGCGAGCTGCGGCCCGCCATCGTGCACGCGCTCAGCGCCGCGCGTGCGCGCCATCCCGAGCTGCAGGTTTCGGAAAAGGCCATCCGCCACGAGCTCGAAGCCGAGCTGCGCGAGTACTACGGGACGGTGGTGCTGCTACAAGCCGTCGCCCCGGCCACGGACGACGAGTCGGAGCGCACCCCCGAGTTGCTGGAGGCGACCTTGCAGCAGCGCCTCGCCGCCTCGCTGGAGAACGTCCTCCGGCTGCTCAGCCTGCTGCATCCCGCCGAAGACCTGCTGCGCATCTACCGCGGGCTTTCCAGCAAGGACCACGCGGTGCGCGCCAACGCGGTCGAGTTGCTCGAGCAGTTGCTGCCGCAGGAGATGAAGCAGGTCGTGCTGCCGGCGCTCGACGAGGAGATGGCGATGGGCGCGCGCCTCGCGTGCGCGGAGCGGCTGGGCATCGCGCCGCCCGAAAGACGCGAGGCCGCGCTCGCCGAGCTGCTGCGCTCGCCTTCGCCGGCGGTTGCGCTGGCCGCGCTCGACGAGGTTGCCGGCAAGCGCGTCGCAGAGCTGTACGACAGCCTCGAAGAACTTGCGCGCGGAGAGGAGCCGCTGGTCGCCGCGACCGCGGCGTCCGTGCGCGAAAGACTCGCTCCACCACCACAACGGAGGATCGCATGACCACGAGCACAACCCTGCGCGACGCGGCCGGACTGAACGTGCTCGACAAGATGAAGAGCCTGCGCCGCGCGCAGATCTTCGCCTACTGCACGACCGAACAGTTGCTGAAGATCGCCGGCATCGCGCAGGAAGTCCGCTTTGCCGCGGGCGAGGACATCTTCCGCGAAAACGATCCCGGCGACGCGCTCTTCCAGATCGTTTCAGGGCGCGTCCGGCTCAGCAAGCCCGCCGCCGACTTCGAAGCGGTGCGCACCGAGGACGAGACCTTCGGCACGCTCGCCATCCTCGACCGCAGCGAGCGCGAGTCCAACGCCACCGCCGAGGAAGACACGCTTGCGCTGCGCATCGATGCGGCCGAGTTCCTCGAGGTCCTCGCCGAAAACCCCGAGATCGTCCAGGGACTCTTTTCCGCGCTCACGCGCGAGATCCGTGACTATCGCTATGGGTACCTCCGTGGCTGAGGCCCGCTCCATCGCGCGCGTGGCGCTGGTCGTCGCGCTGCTGGCGACGGCCGCCTGGCCGCAGGCGGCGTCGCAGGCCGGCGCCCCGGAGCAGGGTGCGCCGCGCCGGCGCATCGTGGACAAGTCGAAGTTCCCGCCGAAGCAGAGCGCGGTGCGCAAGGTCTTCATGGCGCCGGTGCGCCTGCTGAATCTTCCCATCGAAGGCGTCGCCAACATGGCCGGACACCTTCCCGCGGGCGCTTTCGGCGACAACAAGGACCGGCTCGCGACCGGCCATCACCATCTGCACAAGAAGTTCATGTACGGCGGGCTGGGCGAGGGCTCGGGCATCGGCGGCGGCTTCTCGGTCTCGACCGCCGACCTGCTCTCGCGCGACTTCGAAGCGTCCGCCGCGGTCGCCGCCACCCTGCGCCGCTACTTCGACACGCGCGCGCGCCTGACCTACGACCCCACCGGCGGCCACAAGCGCACCTTCCGCCTCATCGCCGCCGGCCGTTACCAGATGCGCCCGCAGGAGGACTTCTCGGGCATCGGGGCGTTCTCGTCCGAGTTCGATCGCACGACCTTCGACCAGCAGGAGCGCAGCGCGCGCCTCGGCGCGGAGCTCCAGCCGCACCGCCGCGTGCAGCTCGGCGCGGGCGTGGACTACTCCAGCACCAGCATCTTCCCCGGCAGGGACGAGCGCTTCCCGACGACGCAGGCGCTGTTCACCCCCGCGGAGGTGCCGGGCCTGGCCGGCGGCCAGCTCTTCGGGCCGTACGCCTCGCTGGAGCTCGACGCACGCGACGCCGCCGACGATCCCCGCGCCGGCGCCTGGGTCGGATTCGGCGTCGCTGACAACTGGAGCGTCGACCGCCAGGCCTTCGCCTTCACCTCGTATCGCATGGACGGCCGAACGTATCTCCCGCTCGGCACCAAGCGACGCGTCATCGCGGTGCGCGTCCTCGGACTGTTCAACGACCCGCGCGGCGACCGCGCTGTGC
This genomic window contains:
- a CDS encoding BamA/TamA family outer membrane protein — protein: MAEARSIARVALVVALLATAAWPQAASQAGAPEQGAPRRRIVDKSKFPPKQSAVRKVFMAPVRLLNLPIEGVANMAGHLPAGAFGDNKDRLATGHHHLHKKFMYGGLGEGSGIGGGFSVSTADLLSRDFEASAAVAATLRRYFDTRARLTYDPTGGHKRTFRLIAAGRYQMRPQEDFSGIGAFSSEFDRTTFDQQERSARLGAELQPHRRVQLGAGVDYSSTSIFPGRDERFPTTQALFTPAEVPGLAGGQLFGPYASLELDARDAADDPRAGAWVGFGVADNWSVDRQAFAFTSYRMDGRTYLPLGTKRRVIAVRVLGLFNDPRGDRAVPFFRMARLGDYETLRGYPSYRFYGNNALAGSLEYRWQLVEQLRAFLFADFGQVFNGLSELRADNLRATFGGGFEARPAKQFTFRIFVGKSPQETRLFLKLNRGF
- a CDS encoding Npt1/Npt2 family nucleotide transporter; its protein translation is MPELHLSDRFRSAFGLRRGEGPTAFAFFAYLVLVISCYVISKSVRDALFISRFGAFKLPYMYIGIAAIAGVFVSIYIRLARRVSHEKLVSGTLVFFAVNLFVFWWLLRFKFGWLYPAIYFWAGIFGVIAPMQVWTLSNFIYTTRQAKRLYGFIGAGGILGAVIGGFFSSEAVKRIGTDNLLLAIILFIAVCVVLVNFIWRTGRRASADEREAPRQPQNLRQSLAIILKSRYLTLIAVVITLSQVVSTVIDFQFKAVAEQIYPAKDQLTHFFGSFYGYLGILSFILQIFLTSRLLRRLGVGIALFILPLAVGAGSLALLVWTGLAAALAAKGPDQLLKHSVDKSASELLYLPVASDIKPAVKSFIDTVLWRIADASAGALVLGLTAIAGLSVRGVSAVTLGIIGVWMVALMAVRYRYRDALRAALAEGGFGLDARPPVDVRDPETAVTFIKSLHSRNTEDVLYALEIIRATRAGGTVVPHVQRLLTHDSEAVRAAALDALATTGDRRVAEKLTPLFDDESPKVRAKAMHIARKFGKPVPKKRVLRYLRETNYRLRGAAIVWALDRRAKQGHHALATRALESLLRSTNEGARKEAARALGSLRSLEAVHEALALLLQDPSREVVHEALRSAGTLAHPELVPLIVPHLATHSARSAACAALAQCGPAILERLRHYVLEPGHDAAIRRGVVRALAAMGAQPAVDLLLEALASGDRELRPAIVHALSAARARHPELQVSEKAIRHELEAELREYYGTVVLLQAVAPATDDESERTPELLEATLQQRLAASLENVLRLLSLLHPAEDLLRIYRGLSSKDHAVRANAVELLEQLLPQEMKQVVLPALDEEMAMGARLACAERLGIAPPERREAALAELLRSPSPAVALAALDEVAGKRVAELYDSLEELARGEEPLVAATAASVRERLAPPPQRRIA
- a CDS encoding cyclic nucleotide-binding domain-containing protein, which translates into the protein MTTSTTLRDAAGLNVLDKMKSLRRAQIFAYCTTEQLLKIAGIAQEVRFAAGEDIFRENDPGDALFQIVSGRVRLSKPAADFEAVRTEDETFGTLAILDRSERESNATAEEDTLALRIDAAEFLEVLAENPEIVQGLFSALTREIRDYRYGYLRG
- a CDS encoding putative sulfate/molybdate transporter, with translation MAAAPPALETPRRERIRFDRNEFSGAFGDMGTDFPLIAGMILAAGLNPAGVLTMFGAMQILTGLLYGIPMPAQPLKAMAVIVITQKASGAALYGAGLAIGVIMLVLAATGLLSAAANAVPKAVVRGIQFGLGLQLATLALRDYVPAEGGAGFMLAGIAFVITLLLLGNRRVPPAPFVLALGFVYALIWRVDPKLLGQGFGFALPQLNLPTRSDIWVGFYLLAIPQLALSFGNSILATKQITADLFPEKKLTIRKIGLTYAAMNLINPWFGGVPTCHGSGGMAGHYTFGARTGGSVIIYGLFYLVLGLFFSLGFASIIPLFPKPVLGIMLLFEAVALLLLCRDMAQTAGQFAIVLVVGLSAVALPYGYAIGLALGLVLHYAFAGRLERLTRQA
- a CDS encoding metallophosphoesterase, with translation MKTLRRAALALLLLALSASAQQPQLPAGNDAVRFAVIGDTGTGDKHQYQIAELLKNYYDRYPFDFVLMMGDNLYGGESPDDYEKKFSRPYQPLLEKDVKFYAALGNHDDPAQRFYEKFNMGGKRYYTFKKGDVRFFALDSTYMDLEQLRWLEAELQKSNDRWKICFFHHPLYSSGKRHGPDIELRQALEPLFLKYGVNVVFAGHEHFYERIRPQKGIYYFIEGGSAKLREGNIGSRSEFTEKGEDQDNTFMVVEIEGDSLNFQTIRRDGQTVDAGVLPRLVNGQPVRATQAAVK